The following proteins are encoded in a genomic region of Dyadobacter sp. UC 10:
- the can gene encoding carbonate dehydratase, with translation MIKSYQQLFENNKKWVNDITQENPDFFNNLAKGQSPKFLWIGCSDSRVPANALTGTQPGDIFVHRNIANMVIHTDMSMLSVLDYSVNVLGIKHLIVCGHYGCGGVITAMGNKQVGLIDNWLRHIKDVYRVHQEELNAISDLQLRSNRLVELNVIEQVRDLAKTSIVQNAWANGKELQVHGLVYDIKTGILQDLDVTTDNTNDFEDVYRLESPQSV, from the coding sequence ATGATCAAATCATATCAGCAGCTTTTTGAGAACAACAAAAAATGGGTTAACGATATTACCCAGGAAAATCCAGACTTCTTTAATAACCTGGCGAAAGGACAAAGCCCAAAATTTCTCTGGATAGGCTGTTCGGATAGCCGTGTTCCGGCAAATGCACTAACCGGCACCCAACCGGGAGATATTTTTGTGCACCGGAATATAGCCAATATGGTGATTCACACCGATATGAGCATGCTCAGTGTCCTCGATTACTCAGTTAATGTACTGGGGATAAAACATCTTATTGTGTGTGGACATTATGGCTGTGGAGGTGTAATAACTGCGATGGGCAACAAACAAGTAGGTCTGATTGATAACTGGCTCCGTCATATCAAGGATGTTTACAGAGTGCATCAGGAGGAATTGAATGCTATATCTGATCTGCAATTGCGCAGCAACAGACTTGTAGAACTGAATGTGATTGAGCAGGTACGCGATCTTGCAAAAACGAGCATCGTGCAGAACGCGTGGGCCAACGGCAAGGAACTTCAGGTCCATGGGCTGGTATATGATATCAAAACTGGTATTCTACAGGATCTGGATGTGACAACGGACAACACCAACGATTTTGAGGATGTATACCGTCTGGAGAGCCCCCAGAGCGTTTGA
- a CDS encoding riboflavin synthase, with amino-acid sequence MFTGIVEAVGEVMKVEEQGTNKTFTLVSSLAKDFKIDQSINHNGVCLTVIAVDGESYQVTAIEETLLKTNLGALASGSKVNLERCMPANGRFDGHIVQGHIDQTGICTNVEERDGSWLFDFEYDATNGNITVEKGSICINGVSLTVFNSEQSSFRVAIIPYTYSFTNFHFLRAGDSVNLEFDILGKYIKRILGVNAL; translated from the coding sequence ATGTTTACAGGAATCGTTGAGGCAGTAGGTGAGGTAATGAAGGTAGAGGAGCAGGGCACAAACAAAACTTTCACTCTTGTATCTTCGCTGGCGAAGGACTTTAAAATAGACCAGAGTATAAACCATAATGGCGTTTGCCTGACAGTGATTGCGGTTGACGGAGAGTCGTACCAGGTAACTGCAATTGAAGAAACACTCTTGAAAACAAATCTTGGGGCTTTGGCCTCTGGCAGTAAGGTTAATCTTGAACGTTGTATGCCGGCCAACGGGCGTTTTGACGGGCATATCGTGCAGGGTCATATTGATCAGACCGGAATTTGTACAAATGTGGAGGAGCGGGACGGGAGCTGGCTTTTTGATTTTGAATACGATGCTACGAATGGGAATATCACGGTGGAAAAGGGGTCAATATGCATCAATGGAGTGAGTCTGACGGTTTTCAACTCTGAGCAAAGCTCGTTTAGAGTCGCTATAATACCTTATACTTACTCCTTTACAAATTTCCATTTCCTGCGGGCAGGCGATTCAGTCAATCTGGAATTTGATATTTTAGGTAAGTATATTAAAAGAATTCTGGGCGTTAATGCACTTTAA
- a CDS encoding PASTA domain-containing protein, whose protein sequence is MAKISTQSRKDLFIHIGIIVSLLLVIFLGFFFVYLPFTTNHGEAITVPDLKKKSVADLEEFLETRDLRYEVDCTFVANIQPLTIIAQYPPPGAKVKEGRKIYVTVVSNTAPLIKMPKLTDMTHRSAQMLLKSVGLEEGNISYVPDMAQNAVLRQLYNGKEILPGQPITKGSKIDLELGEGLGTAQFEAPSVIGMPLDEAKIAIIGSGLKVGQQMELPAEEGQAPGSIVRQNPDAGSNVRIGDVIDLWVTPQSLEPTENGSSQPEP, encoded by the coding sequence ATGGCCAAAATAAGTACGCAGTCCAGGAAGGACCTCTTCATACATATTGGAATTATCGTTTCGCTTCTTCTGGTAATCTTTTTAGGATTCTTTTTTGTTTATCTGCCTTTCACAACAAACCATGGCGAGGCTATTACTGTGCCGGATCTGAAAAAGAAAAGTGTGGCGGACCTCGAAGAATTTTTGGAGACCAGAGACCTCCGCTACGAAGTCGACTGCACATTCGTCGCCAATATTCAACCGCTGACTATTATTGCCCAGTATCCACCACCGGGTGCGAAGGTGAAAGAAGGACGGAAAATTTACGTCACCGTTGTATCCAACACCGCGCCGCTTATCAAAATGCCTAAGCTCACAGACATGACTCACCGGAGCGCGCAGATGCTGTTGAAAAGTGTTGGGTTAGAGGAAGGAAACATTTCATATGTTCCGGATATGGCCCAGAATGCGGTGCTTCGACAGTTATACAATGGAAAAGAGATATTGCCCGGTCAGCCGATCACCAAGGGTTCGAAAATTGACCTGGAATTGGGCGAGGGGCTTGGTACCGCTCAATTTGAGGCACCCTCGGTAATTGGAATGCCGCTCGACGAAGCCAAGATTGCTATAATAGGGTCGGGGCTGAAAGTTGGCCAGCAAATGGAGCTGCCGGCAGAGGAGGGACAGGCACCGGGATCAATTGTCCGGCAAAACCCGGATGCGGGAAGTAATGTAAGAATAGGAGATGTAATTGACCTTTGGGTAACACCGCAGTCTTTGGAACCAACTGAGAATGGAAGTAGCCAACCCGAACCGTAA
- the hisB gene encoding bifunctional histidinol-phosphatase/imidazoleglycerol-phosphate dehydratase HisB — translation MKKVLFIDRDGTIIVEPPTDFQVDSLEKLEFLPKAISNLRKIAEETDYELVMITNQDGLGTDSFPEPTFWPAHNKMLLTLEGENIHFAEILIDRSFPEENLPTRKPGIGMLTSYFSAEYDLANSYVIGDRLTDIQLALNLGAKAILVADTLPETNVSDQMKQCTTLISRDWDNIYEHLKLPSRRASVERNTKETQIKIDLNLDGSGRSEIHTGLGFFDHMLDQLARHSGADLTIRVDGDLHIDEHHTIEDTALALGEAYRQAIGDKRGINRYGFLLPMDEALAQVAIDFSGRPWIVWDADFKREKIGEMPTEMFFHFFKSFSDTSLSNLNIKVEGQNEHHKIESIFKAFAKAIKMAVKRDLKALDFMPSTKGIL, via the coding sequence ATGAAAAAAGTACTGTTTATCGACCGTGACGGAACAATTATCGTAGAACCGCCTACTGACTTTCAGGTCGACTCTCTGGAAAAGCTTGAATTTTTGCCGAAGGCTATCTCAAACCTGCGCAAAATAGCAGAAGAGACTGATTATGAACTCGTAATGATCACAAACCAGGATGGATTAGGAACCGATTCATTTCCTGAGCCCACTTTTTGGCCGGCACATAATAAAATGCTGCTGACGCTTGAAGGCGAAAACATTCACTTTGCCGAAATTTTAATCGACCGGAGCTTCCCGGAAGAAAACCTTCCAACCCGAAAGCCCGGGATTGGTATGCTGACTTCTTACTTCTCTGCCGAATATGACCTGGCCAACAGCTATGTGATCGGCGACCGTCTGACAGATATCCAGCTCGCATTAAACCTTGGAGCAAAAGCTATTCTTGTTGCCGATACGCTGCCGGAAACCAATGTATCCGATCAAATGAAGCAATGCACGACATTGATTTCCAGGGATTGGGATAACATTTACGAACACCTGAAACTGCCTTCCAGAAGAGCGTCCGTAGAGAGAAATACGAAGGAAACTCAAATTAAAATCGATCTGAATCTCGACGGAAGCGGCAGGTCTGAAATCCATACCGGCCTGGGCTTCTTCGACCATATGCTCGATCAGCTGGCCAGGCATTCCGGCGCAGACCTGACGATCCGTGTAGATGGGGATTTGCATATTGACGAGCACCATACGATAGAAGACACTGCACTTGCGCTGGGAGAAGCCTATCGCCAGGCGATTGGAGATAAGAGGGGTATCAATCGCTACGGATTTCTTTTGCCGATGGATGAAGCCCTCGCCCAGGTTGCAATCGATTTTTCCGGCCGCCCCTGGATCGTTTGGGACGCTGATTTCAAGCGCGAAAAGATTGGCGAAATGCCTACTGAAATGTTCTTTCATTTCTTTAAATCATTTTCAGACACTTCGCTTTCAAACCTGAATATCAAAGTAGAAGGACAAAATGAACATCATAAGATCGAATCGATTTTCAAAGCCTTCGCTAAAGCCATTAAAATGGCGGTTAAAAGAGATTTGAAAGCACTTGATTTTATGCCCTCAACGAAAGGAATACTATAA